The Agelaius phoeniceus isolate bAgePho1 chromosome 4, bAgePho1.hap1, whole genome shotgun sequence genome includes a region encoding these proteins:
- the BMP3 gene encoding bone morphogenetic protein 3, whose protein sequence is MAWSARWVLCLCLGWGCLCLALGDALRPRRLGLRRRAAPGAVRAGRARAPAGEDGAGQRRPGRPAAADRVAEHMLRLYEQYRDPPTPAGPWLRRGNTVRGFRPLPSGSPEGQEVYVFNLTSLTESENVLSASVYYYIGDLLHVKWNCSQPSGCSHHQHRKPEIQIHLSVWTFPSAGSPARSLGRFLINVSSAYQDVLSWQWKDITQLLHEAKQNNELLISVKMDLPGHHPWERVSSSHEPYILIYANDSAISEPESVVSTLRGHRHPLARVLPKPQGHRRRRRSANVLLPLQNNELPGAQYQYGEEQRWEGTRPYKTFQPQLTDRARSKKKQRKSHLQKSQTLQFDEQTLKKARRKQWNEPRSCTRRYLKVDFADIGWSEWIISPKSFDAYYCSGECQFPIPKAMKPSNHATIQSIVRAVGVVPGIPEPCCVPDKMSSLSILFFDENKNVVLKVYPNMTVESCACR, encoded by the exons ATGGCGTGGTCAGCCCgctgggtgctgtgcctgtgcctgggatggggctgcctATGCCTGGCTCTGGGCGACGCGCTGCGGCCGCGCCGGCTCGGGCTGCGGCGCCGCGCTGCTCCGGGAGCCGTGCGGGCCGGCCGCGCCCGGGCCCCCGCAGGTGAGGACGGCGCGGGGCAGCGGCGGCCCGGGCGGCCGGCGGCGGCCGACAGAGTGGCGGAGCACATGCTGCGGCTCTACGAGCAGTACCGTGACCCGCCGACACCGGCCGGGCCGTGGCTCCGCCGGGGAAACACGGTGCGCGGCTTCCGCCCGCTGCCCTCAG GGAGCCCCGAGGGCCAGGAGGTGTACGTTTTTAACCTGACATCACTCACAGAGTCTGAAAATGTCCTGTCAGCCTCAGTGTATTATTATATTGGTGATCTGCTGCATGTGAAGTGGAACTGTTCCCAGCCCAGTGGCTGTTCCCATCACCAGCACAGGAAACCTGAAATTCAGATACACCTTTCAGTTTGGACCTTTCCTTCAGCTGGGAGCCCGGCTCGGAGCCTGGGACGTTTCCTCATCAATGTCTCCTCTGCTTACCAGGATGTCCTCTCCTGGCAGTGGAAGGATATCACTCAGCTCCTGCACGAGGCAAAGCAAAACAATGAGCTGCTGATCAGCGTTAAAATGGATCTGCCCGGCCATCATCCCTGGGAAAGGGTGTCTTCCTCCCACGAGCCTTACATCCTGATTTACGCCAACGATTCCGCCATCTCCGAGCCTGAGAGCGTTGTGTCCACTCTGCGAGGACACCGTCATCCTCTGGCCAGGGTCCTTCCCAAGCCACAAGGCCACAGGAGGAGGAGACGCTCTGCAAATGTCCTGTTGCCACTGCAGAACAACGAGCTCCCAGGAGCCCAGTACCAGTACggggaggagcagaggtgggaggGCACGAGGCCCTACAAGACCTTCCAGCCACAGCTGACAGACAGGGCCAGGAGCAAGAAGAAGCAGAGGAAGAGCCATCTGCAGAAGAGCCAGACTCTGCAGTTTGATGAGCAGACACTGAAGAAGGCGAGGAGGAAGCAGTGGAatgagcccaggagctgcacccGGCGCTACCTCAAGGTGGATTTTGCAGACATCGGCTGGAGCGAGTGGATTATTTCCCCCAAGTCCTTCGACGCCTATTACTGCTCAGGAGAATGCCAATTCCCAATTCCAAAG GCCATGAAGCCATCCAACCACGCCACCATCCAGAGCATTGTGAGAGCTGTTGGAGTCGTCCCCGGCATCCCCGAGCCTTGCTGTGTTCCTGACAAAATGTCTTCCCTCAGTATCTTATTCTTTGATGAGAACAAGAACGTGGTTCTGAAGGTGTACCCCAACATGACAGTGGAGTCCTGTGCGTGCAGATAA